From a single Streptomyces sp. 1331.2 genomic region:
- a CDS encoding LysR family transcriptional regulator — MFDSRHIRTFHEVVRAGSYSAAARELGYTQPAITQQMKALERTVGVPLFTRAGRGLRLTEAGEALSRHAEVILGSMSAAQQQLAALARLRAGRVRVCAFPSANATLIPEAMARLLAEHPGVRVELLEAEPPDSVQRLLRGECDIALAFRYPGVATEVPDGLDEIPLMEDLLTVLLPVGHPLGRRHAVRLADLDGERWIAGCPRCRANLLHVCAEEGFAPDIVFSTDDNLAVQSLVAAGVGIALMPALVLSFMCHRKVTGRAVEPHLRRQVSAYVLREHRRIPATGLVLDHLRQAAASRVGC; from the coding sequence GTGTTCGACTCGCGACACATCAGGACCTTCCACGAGGTCGTACGGGCCGGTTCGTACTCGGCCGCCGCCCGGGAACTCGGCTACACCCAGCCCGCCATCACCCAGCAGATGAAGGCCCTCGAACGCACCGTCGGCGTCCCGCTGTTCACCCGTGCCGGGCGCGGGCTGCGGCTCACCGAGGCGGGCGAGGCGCTCTCCCGGCACGCCGAGGTCATCCTCGGCAGCATGTCCGCCGCCCAGCAGCAGCTCGCCGCGCTCGCCCGGCTGCGCGCCGGGCGGGTCCGGGTCTGCGCCTTCCCCAGCGCCAATGCGACCCTGATACCCGAGGCGATGGCCCGGCTGCTGGCCGAGCACCCCGGCGTGCGGGTCGAACTGCTGGAGGCCGAGCCGCCGGACTCCGTCCAGCGGCTGCTGCGCGGGGAGTGCGACATCGCGCTGGCCTTCCGCTACCCGGGCGTGGCCACCGAGGTGCCGGACGGACTGGACGAGATCCCGCTGATGGAGGACCTGCTCACGGTGCTGCTGCCGGTCGGGCACCCGCTCGGCCGCCGGCACGCCGTGCGGCTCGCCGACCTCGACGGCGAGCGCTGGATCGCCGGCTGCCCGCGATGCCGGGCCAACCTGCTGCACGTGTGCGCGGAGGAGGGCTTCGCACCGGACATCGTCTTCTCCACCGACGACAACCTCGCGGTGCAGTCCCTCGTCGCCGCCGGGGTCGGGATCGCCCTGATGCCCGCACTGGTGCTCTCCTTCATGTGCCACCGCAAGGTCACCGGCCGGGCCGTCGAGCCGCACCTGCGGCGGCAGGTGAGTGCGTACGTGCTGCGCGAACACCGCCGCATCCCGGCCACCGGACTGGTGCTGGACCACCTGCGGCAGGCGGCAGCGAGCAGGGTGGGGTGCTGA
- a CDS encoding amino acid ABC transporter permease: protein MTVESSALYDIPGPKALARHRLYGGIALLVIAGVVAWVVYMLFHTHQFTYAKWQPFAYRGVQDLLLRGLGNTLRAFGWTVLFALPFGALFAAGRLSDHRVVRWFSTLVVEFFRAMPLLVMIFFVFVALKVQPLWALVAGLVLYNGSVLAEVFRAGVLAVPAGQREAAYALGMRKTQVMANVLVPQANRAMLPAIISQLVVALKDTSLGFLITYEEFLHAGKLIATNLDYDLPFIPVVIVIAPIYIGMCLLLSWLARFVEKRSRRSPSMRGGAPVVKAGVAMGLPPSAQQ from the coding sequence ATGACCGTTGAATCCTCGGCGCTGTACGACATCCCCGGCCCGAAGGCGCTCGCCCGCCACCGGCTGTACGGCGGGATCGCGCTGCTGGTGATCGCGGGCGTGGTCGCCTGGGTCGTCTACATGCTGTTCCACACCCACCAGTTCACGTACGCCAAGTGGCAGCCCTTCGCGTACCGGGGCGTCCAGGACCTGCTGCTGCGCGGGCTCGGCAACACCCTGCGGGCCTTCGGCTGGACGGTGCTGTTCGCGCTGCCCTTCGGCGCGCTGTTCGCGGCCGGGCGGCTGTCCGACCACCGGGTGGTGCGCTGGTTCTCCACGCTGGTGGTCGAGTTCTTCCGGGCCATGCCGCTGCTGGTGATGATCTTCTTCGTGTTCGTCGCCCTCAAGGTGCAGCCGCTCTGGGCGCTGGTGGCCGGACTGGTGCTCTACAACGGTTCGGTGCTGGCCGAGGTGTTCCGGGCCGGCGTGCTCGCGGTGCCCGCGGGGCAGCGGGAGGCGGCGTACGCGCTGGGCATGCGCAAGACCCAGGTGATGGCGAACGTGCTGGTGCCGCAGGCCAACCGGGCGATGCTGCCGGCCATCATCAGTCAGCTGGTGGTCGCCCTGAAGGACACCTCGCTGGGCTTCCTGATCACCTACGAGGAGTTCCTGCACGCGGGCAAGCTGATCGCCACCAACCTGGACTACGACCTGCCGTTCATCCCGGTGGTGATCGTGATCGCGCCGATCTACATCGGCATGTGTCTGCTGCTCTCCTGGCTCGCCCGCTTCGTCGAGAAGCGCAGCCGGCGCAGCCCGAGCATGCGGGGCGGGGCGCCGGTGGTCAAGGCCGGGGTGGCGATGGGGCTGCCGCCGTCGGCGCAGCAGTGA
- a CDS encoding amino acid ABC transporter permease, with translation MKTLTDNWSTYWEGFLGTLSLFAVSAVLSLVLGVLIASFRVSPVRPLRVFGTAWVTVLRNTPLTLLFFIVVLGLPRFDITLPFYTFAVLALGCYTSAFVCEAMRSGVNTVPTGQGEAARSLGMSFGQTMSLVVLPQAYRSVVAPIGSVMIALAKNTAIAGSFSVTELLGTYRTINELGYSIVWTFVWIAVGYLIITLAISAVFNLLERRVAVSR, from the coding sequence GTGAAAACGCTGACCGACAACTGGTCGACCTACTGGGAGGGCTTCCTCGGCACGCTCTCGCTGTTCGCTGTGAGCGCCGTGCTGTCGCTGGTGCTGGGGGTGCTGATCGCGAGCTTCCGGGTCTCGCCGGTCAGACCGCTGCGGGTGTTCGGGACGGCCTGGGTCACGGTGCTGCGCAACACGCCGCTGACCCTGCTGTTCTTCATCGTGGTGCTGGGCCTGCCCCGGTTCGACATCACCCTGCCCTTCTACACCTTCGCGGTGCTCGCGCTGGGCTGCTACACCTCGGCCTTCGTCTGCGAGGCGATGCGCTCGGGCGTCAACACCGTGCCGACCGGGCAGGGCGAGGCGGCCCGCAGCCTCGGCATGAGCTTCGGGCAGACGATGAGCCTGGTGGTGCTGCCGCAGGCGTACCGCTCGGTGGTGGCGCCGATCGGCAGTGTGATGATCGCGCTGGCGAAGAACACGGCGATCGCCGGCTCGTTCAGCGTCACTGAACTGCTGGGCACCTACCGGACCATCAACGAACTGGGCTACAGCATCGTCTGGACCTTCGTCTGGATCGCCGTCGGCTACCTGATCATCACCCTGGCCATCAGCGCCGTCTTCAACCTGCTGGAACGACGAGTGGCGGTGTCCCGATGA
- a CDS encoding glutamate ABC transporter substrate-binding protein, which yields MLAAALLLAALATGCGKPGTPPPKGPQPSALPSYQVQDASSITGSPALDAARGRGHLVVGAKEDQPYLGQKNPATGEYSGFDIEIAKMVGASLGFPPSRIQFKTIASANRETALQNGQVDYYVGTYTINDNRKKLVGFAGPYFIAGQSLLVRKNNNSIHGPQDLDGKKVCSAAGSTPFQRIQSKYPKAKLIGYDTYSACVDNLITEQVDAVTTDNAILLGYAAKVPDELKVVGPLFSTEPYGIGVPKNDTALRLALDDALQQHEQNGDWKKAFEATLGLSGETAPNPPQIDRY from the coding sequence GTGCTCGCCGCCGCCCTGCTGCTCGCCGCGCTGGCGACGGGCTGCGGCAAGCCCGGCACCCCGCCGCCCAAGGGCCCGCAGCCCAGTGCGCTCCCCAGCTACCAGGTGCAGGACGCCTCCTCCATCACGGGCTCGCCGGCCCTGGACGCGGCCCGCGGCCGGGGCCACCTGGTGGTCGGCGCCAAGGAGGACCAGCCGTACCTGGGCCAGAAGAACCCGGCTACCGGCGAGTACTCCGGCTTCGACATCGAGATCGCCAAGATGGTCGGCGCCTCCCTCGGCTTCCCGCCGAGCAGGATCCAGTTCAAGACGATCGCCTCGGCCAACCGCGAGACCGCGCTGCAGAACGGCCAGGTGGACTACTACGTCGGCACGTACACCATCAACGACAACCGGAAGAAGCTGGTCGGCTTCGCCGGGCCGTACTTCATCGCCGGGCAGTCGCTGCTGGTGCGCAAGAACAACAACAGCATCCATGGCCCGCAGGACCTGGACGGGAAGAAGGTCTGCTCGGCGGCCGGCTCCACGCCGTTCCAGCGCATCCAGTCGAAGTACCCGAAGGCCAAGCTGATCGGCTACGACACCTACTCGGCCTGCGTGGACAACCTGATCACCGAACAGGTCGACGCGGTGACCACGGACAACGCGATCCTGCTCGGCTACGCGGCCAAGGTGCCGGACGAGCTCAAGGTCGTCGGCCCGCTGTTCTCGACCGAGCCGTACGGGATCGGGGTGCCGAAGAACGACACCGCGCTGCGCCTGGCGCTGGACGACGCGCTGCAGCAGCACGAGCAGAACGGCGACTGGAAGAAGGCCTTCGAGGCGACCCTCGGGCTCTCCGGGGAAACCGCGCCGAACCCGCCGCAGATCGACCGGTACTGA
- a CDS encoding amino acid ABC transporter ATP-binding protein → MRGVNKHFGDLHVLQDIELTVGRGEVVVVIGPSGSGKSTLCRAINRLEPIENGTILIDGEPLPEEGKGLARLRAEVGMVFQSFNLFAHKTVLQNVSLAQIKVRGRPKADADTKSRALLERVGLASQADKYPAQLSGGQQQRVAIARALAMDPKALLFDEPTSALDPEMINEVLDVMRQLAHEGMTMIVVTHEMGFARASANRVVFMADGRIVEDRAPEAFFSAPESERARDFLSKILKH, encoded by the coding sequence ATGCGCGGGGTCAACAAGCACTTCGGGGACCTGCACGTGTTGCAGGACATCGAACTGACCGTGGGCCGCGGCGAGGTCGTCGTGGTCATCGGCCCGTCCGGCTCCGGCAAGTCCACGCTCTGCCGGGCGATCAACCGGCTGGAACCGATCGAGAACGGCACCATCCTGATCGATGGCGAGCCGCTGCCCGAGGAGGGCAAGGGGCTGGCCCGGCTGCGGGCCGAGGTCGGCATGGTGTTCCAGTCCTTCAACCTGTTCGCGCACAAGACCGTGCTGCAGAACGTCTCGCTCGCACAGATCAAGGTCCGCGGCCGGCCCAAGGCGGATGCGGACACCAAGTCCCGCGCGCTGCTGGAACGGGTCGGCCTCGCCTCGCAGGCCGACAAGTACCCGGCCCAGCTCTCCGGAGGCCAGCAGCAGCGGGTCGCGATCGCCCGCGCGCTCGCCATGGACCCCAAGGCGCTGCTGTTCGACGAGCCGACCTCGGCGCTCGACCCCGAGATGATCAACGAGGTGCTGGACGTCATGCGCCAGCTCGCGCACGAGGGCATGACGATGATCGTGGTCACCCACGAGATGGGCTTCGCCCGGGCCTCCGCGAACCGGGTGGTGTTCATGGCGGACGGCCGGATCGTCGAGGACCGCGCCCCGGAGGCCTTCTTCAGCGCCCCCGAGAGCGAGCGCGCCCGGGACTTCCTGTCCAAGATCCTGAAGCACTGA
- a CDS encoding LapA family protein — MTKTSDGSSRTPRGEIGGIPTRYIGIGVIVILAVWFLFANLDKVKIQFWVFTVTAPLWIALLATLLAGGVLGWLLNGRRNR, encoded by the coding sequence GTGACCAAGACTTCGGACGGCTCGTCCCGCACGCCGCGCGGTGAGATCGGCGGGATCCCCACGCGCTACATCGGGATCGGCGTCATCGTGATCCTCGCCGTGTGGTTCCTGTTCGCCAACCTCGACAAGGTGAAGATCCAGTTCTGGGTGTTCACCGTCACCGCCCCGCTCTGGATCGCACTGCTGGCCACGCTCCTCGCGGGTGGTGTGCTGGGCTGGCTGCTGAACGGGCGGCGCAACCGGTGA
- a CDS encoding ABC transporter ATP-binding protein translates to MKPPVHEEQGPTATLPVGSPAAVRGYLLLLARRHRAGFSVVVALHSLSTLAGLVGPWVLGSLVESLATGTAGATITVAVAWYLLALVAQAAFTGWSRMRGAVLGERVLADLREDFLVRSVALPTGVLERAGTGDLVSRGTTDVDRLDKSVREAVPELAVAVVSLLLVLGALLVTSPLLALTSLVGLPLLLASSRWYFRRAPQSYRNESAGYAAVNTVLAETVDAGRTVEALRLGDQRIRLTDRKLREWLAWERYTLWLRSVWFPTIDAVYTAAVLATLVLGGLFTLRGWITVGQLTTGVLYAQMLTGPVDMILRWYDELQIGQASLARLVGVREVPEHEGDESARPDGRRVEARDVRFGYREGADVLHGISLDVAPGSRVALVGPSGAGKSTLGRLLAGIYAPGRGSVTLGGAALSRMPAERVRAEVALVNQEHHVFVGTLRDNLRLAAPEADDTELRAALDAVDAGAWVDALPEGLDTEVGSGGASLTPPQAQQLALARLVLADPHTLVLDEATSLLDPRAARHLERSLSRVLEGRTVIAIAHRLHTAHDADVIAVVEGGRISEYGSHPELVAAGGPYAALWRSWRDER, encoded by the coding sequence ATGAAGCCCCCCGTCCATGAGGAGCAGGGGCCGACCGCCACCCTGCCGGTCGGCTCGCCGGCTGCCGTGCGCGGATACCTGTTGCTGCTCGCGCGGCGGCACCGGGCCGGGTTCTCCGTGGTGGTGGCGCTGCACTCGCTGTCCACGCTGGCCGGGCTGGTCGGCCCCTGGGTGCTCGGCAGCCTGGTCGAGTCGCTGGCCACCGGCACCGCCGGGGCCACGATCACGGTGGCCGTCGCCTGGTACCTGCTGGCGCTGGTGGCGCAGGCCGCCTTCACCGGCTGGTCGCGGATGCGCGGCGCGGTGCTCGGCGAGCGGGTGCTGGCCGACCTGCGCGAGGACTTCCTGGTCCGCTCGGTCGCGCTGCCGACCGGTGTGCTGGAGCGGGCCGGCACCGGGGACCTCGTCTCCCGGGGCACCACGGACGTCGACCGGCTGGACAAGTCGGTCCGCGAGGCGGTGCCCGAACTCGCCGTCGCCGTGGTCTCGTTGCTGCTGGTGCTCGGCGCGCTGCTGGTCACCTCGCCGCTGCTCGCGCTGACCTCGCTGGTCGGGCTGCCGCTGCTGCTGGCCAGTTCCCGCTGGTACTTCCGGCGCGCGCCGCAGTCCTACCGCAATGAGTCGGCCGGGTACGCCGCGGTGAACACCGTGCTGGCCGAGACGGTGGACGCCGGGCGGACGGTCGAGGCGCTGCGGCTGGGCGACCAGCGGATCCGGCTGACCGACCGCAAGCTGCGCGAGTGGCTGGCCTGGGAGCGCTACACCCTGTGGCTGCGCTCGGTCTGGTTCCCGACCATCGACGCGGTCTACACCGCGGCGGTGCTCGCGACGCTGGTGCTCGGCGGGCTGTTCACCCTCCGGGGTTGGATCACGGTGGGCCAGTTGACCACCGGCGTGCTGTACGCGCAGATGCTGACCGGCCCGGTGGACATGATCCTGCGCTGGTACGACGAGCTGCAGATCGGACAGGCTTCGCTGGCCCGGCTGGTCGGCGTGCGCGAGGTGCCGGAGCACGAGGGGGACGAGTCGGCCCGCCCGGACGGCCGTCGGGTCGAGGCCCGGGACGTCCGGTTCGGCTACCGCGAGGGCGCGGACGTCCTGCACGGGATCAGCCTGGACGTCGCCCCGGGCAGCCGGGTCGCGCTGGTCGGGCCCTCCGGGGCGGGCAAGTCCACCCTCGGACGGCTGCTGGCCGGGATCTACGCCCCCGGCCGCGGCAGTGTGACCCTCGGCGGGGCGGCGCTGTCGCGGATGCCGGCCGAGCGGGTGCGCGCCGAGGTCGCCCTGGTGAACCAGGAGCACCACGTCTTCGTCGGCACCCTGCGGGACAATCTGAGGCTGGCCGCGCCCGAAGCGGACGACACCGAGCTGCGGGCCGCGCTGGACGCGGTGGACGCCGGCGCCTGGGTGGACGCCCTGCCGGAGGGGCTGGACACCGAGGTGGGCTCGGGCGGCGCCTCGCTGACCCCGCCGCAGGCCCAGCAACTGGCGCTGGCCCGGCTGGTGCTGGCCGATCCGCACACCCTGGTGCTGGATGAGGCCACCTCGCTGCTCGACCCGCGCGCCGCCCGGCACCTGGAGCGTTCGCTCTCCCGGGTGCTGGAGGGCCGGACGGTCATCGCCATCGCCCACAGGCTGCACACCGCGCACGACGCGGACGTGATCGCGGTGGTCGAGGGCGGGCGGATCAGCGAGTACGGCAGCCACCCGGAGCTGGTCGCGGCCGGCGGACCGTACGCGGCGCTCTGGCGCTCGTGGCGGGACGAGCGGTAG
- a CDS encoding ABC transporter transmembrane domain-containing protein: protein MPLSSLPLADPGSPDLSSPLAFLRWLQRSQRRGQWLATWWTLLEMGCQAALPIPLGLGVQAAVDGDAGGLWRAGGLALLLAAGAATGTVLSHRQAVWNWIHAACQVRQLVARQASNLGAGLSRRIATGEVVAVGSGDVERIGWYVELVARVRSAVIVWLAVSSVVLVVEPVLGLGVLLGVPVLAASVWPLIGPFERRYEQQRALGGKATELAADTVAGLRVLRGIGGEELFLERYRAASQKVRAAAVRSARIWSLMQAQQVLLPGLFVVGVTWYGARLAADGELAVGTLIAVYGATAFLAAPLRILGEAAHAWSVARVSAGRAVRVLSLSRTDGAAEASLTGPAKADLYDPVTGLTARAGELTAVVCGDPDFAGALAERLGGHVPLAEDEQEQPSVRLGGTELDAVPLTEARAAVLVHDKEPVLLSGTLAELFEVPRSGRVSAPEALAAARSDDVLEALVDGSPECAGDPMRARITERGRSLSGGQRQRLALARALLADPPVLVLDEPTSAVDAHTESRIATGLRDTRAGRTTVVFATSPLLLDQADRVVLLRDGRVAAAGRHRELMRSEPAYRAVVTRDEEAAQPVGEAV from the coding sequence ATGCCGCTCTCCTCCCTGCCGTTGGCCGATCCCGGCAGTCCCGACCTCTCCTCACCCCTGGCGTTCCTGCGCTGGCTGCAGCGCAGTCAGCGGCGCGGGCAATGGCTCGCCACCTGGTGGACACTGCTCGAAATGGGGTGTCAGGCCGCCCTGCCGATACCGCTCGGGCTGGGCGTGCAGGCCGCCGTCGACGGTGACGCCGGCGGGCTCTGGCGGGCCGGCGGGCTCGCGCTGCTGCTCGCCGCGGGAGCCGCCACGGGCACTGTCCTGTCGCACCGTCAGGCGGTCTGGAACTGGATCCACGCCGCTTGTCAGGTGCGGCAGTTGGTCGCCCGGCAGGCCTCGAACCTGGGGGCCGGGCTGTCCCGTCGGATCGCCACCGGGGAGGTGGTCGCGGTCGGCAGCGGGGACGTCGAGCGGATCGGCTGGTACGTGGAGCTGGTCGCCCGGGTCCGGTCCGCGGTGATCGTCTGGCTTGCCGTCAGCTCGGTGGTCCTGGTGGTCGAGCCGGTGCTGGGCCTCGGCGTGCTGCTCGGCGTCCCGGTGCTGGCGGCCTCGGTCTGGCCCTTGATCGGGCCGTTCGAGCGGCGCTACGAGCAGCAGCGGGCGCTGGGCGGGAAGGCCACCGAGCTGGCCGCCGACACGGTGGCCGGGCTGCGGGTGCTGCGCGGCATCGGTGGCGAGGAGCTGTTCCTGGAACGGTACCGGGCCGCCTCCCAGAAGGTCCGGGCGGCGGCCGTCCGCTCGGCCCGGATCTGGTCCCTGATGCAGGCCCAACAGGTGCTGCTGCCGGGCCTGTTCGTGGTCGGTGTCACCTGGTACGGCGCGCGGCTGGCGGCCGACGGCGAGCTCGCCGTCGGCACCCTGATCGCGGTGTACGGCGCGACCGCCTTCCTGGCGGCGCCGCTGCGGATCCTGGGCGAGGCGGCGCACGCCTGGAGCGTCGCGCGGGTCTCGGCCGGGAGGGCCGTCCGGGTGCTGTCGCTCAGCCGGACCGACGGCGCGGCCGAGGCCTCGTTGACCGGTCCGGCCAAGGCCGACCTGTACGACCCGGTGACCGGGCTGACGGCGCGGGCCGGCGAGCTGACCGCGGTGGTCTGCGGGGACCCGGACTTCGCCGGGGCGCTCGCCGAACGGCTCGGTGGGCACGTCCCGTTGGCCGAGGACGAGCAGGAGCAGCCCTCCGTACGGCTCGGCGGTACGGAGCTGGACGCGGTGCCGCTGACCGAGGCAAGGGCGGCGGTGCTGGTCCACGACAAGGAGCCGGTGCTGCTCTCCGGCACGCTGGCCGAACTGTTCGAGGTCCCGCGCTCGGGCCGGGTCTCGGCGCCCGAGGCGCTGGCCGCCGCCCGGTCGGACGACGTGCTGGAGGCGCTGGTGGACGGCTCGCCGGAGTGCGCGGGCGACCCGATGCGCGCCAGGATCACCGAACGCGGGCGCTCGCTGTCCGGTGGGCAGCGTCAGCGGCTCGCGCTGGCCCGGGCACTGCTGGCGGACCCGCCGGTCCTGGTGCTGGACGAACCCACCAGCGCGGTGGACGCCCACACCGAGTCCAGGATCGCCACCGGGCTGCGGGACACCCGGGCGGGCCGCACCACGGTGGTGTTCGCGACCAGCCCGCTGCTGCTCGACCAGGCGGACCGGGTGGTGCTGCTGCGCGACGGCCGGGTGGCCGCGGCGGGGCGGCACCGGGAGCTGATGCGGTCCGAGCCGGCCTACCGAGCCGTGGTCACCCGCGACGAGGAGGCGGCCCAGCCGGTGGGGGAGGCCGTGTGA
- a CDS encoding aldo/keto reductase, with translation MSNIPSVTLNDGAQIPQLGFGVWQVPDGEATAAVRSAIDAGYRSIDTAAIYENEAGTGAAIAEALKGGVAREDLYITTKLWNSGTRDWSGEQGRDAVLREFDASLTKLGLAYIDLYLIHWPRPMHGSYLNVWKAFEQLKADGRVKSIGVSNFGTEQLTRLLDEASVVPVLNQVELHPYFPQEELRAFHARHGIATEAWSPLGQGGELLAEPALVKIAEKHGRTVAQVVLRWHLQSGVIAIPKSVTPSRIRENLDVAGFELDAEDLTAIAAVATGKRIGPDPQGFDWN, from the coding sequence GTGAGCAACATCCCGAGCGTCACCCTCAACGACGGCGCACAGATCCCGCAGCTCGGCTTCGGCGTGTGGCAGGTCCCGGACGGCGAGGCCACCGCCGCCGTCCGCTCCGCGATCGACGCGGGCTACCGCTCCATCGACACCGCGGCCATCTACGAGAACGAGGCCGGCACCGGCGCGGCGATCGCCGAGGCGCTGAAGGGCGGCGTCGCCCGCGAGGACCTCTACATCACCACCAAGCTGTGGAACTCCGGCACCCGCGACTGGTCCGGCGAGCAGGGCCGCGACGCGGTGCTGCGCGAGTTCGACGCCTCGCTGACCAAGCTCGGCCTCGCCTACATCGACCTGTACCTGATCCACTGGCCGCGCCCGATGCACGGCAGCTACCTGAACGTCTGGAAGGCCTTCGAGCAGCTGAAGGCGGACGGCCGGGTCAAGTCGATCGGCGTCTCCAACTTCGGCACCGAGCAGCTGACCCGCCTGCTCGACGAGGCCTCGGTCGTCCCGGTGCTGAACCAGGTCGAGCTGCACCCGTACTTCCCGCAGGAGGAGCTGCGCGCCTTCCACGCCCGGCACGGCATCGCCACCGAGGCGTGGAGCCCGCTGGGCCAGGGCGGCGAGCTGCTCGCCGAGCCGGCCCTGGTGAAGATCGCCGAGAAGCACGGCCGCACGGTCGCCCAGGTCGTGCTCCGCTGGCACCTGCAGAGCGGTGTGATCGCCATCCCGAAGTCGGTCACCCCGTCCCGGATCCGGGAGAACCTGGACGTCGCCGGCTTCGAGCTGGACGCCGAGGACCTCACCGCGATCGCCGCCGTCGCCACCGGCAAGCGCATCGGGCCGGACCCGCAGGGCTTCGACTGGAACTGA
- a CDS encoding MarR family winged helix-turn-helix transcriptional regulator codes for MVLGEIPTTRVSARLQQSPGHLIRVAQQVHTRLWSEHVGADLTAPQFAVLLVLALEPGADQRTVGERASLDKATMAEMVARLVRRGLVLRRRDPADGRRKLLALSQSGAQAVREATGGVVRVQRVLFEPLTADEQVEVVRVMAKIARLEPAAVAVFTDARPILDAQRAIGYLIRVSQQVHTKLWSEHVGSELTAPQYAVLDALELEPGADQRTVGELASLDKATMAEMVSRLVRRGLVQRRRDPSDGRRNLLSLSPAGQDLLHRSAAGVAEVQRLLLAPLEIGEHEAALALIAKAARL; via the coding sequence ATGGTGCTGGGGGAGATCCCGACAACCCGCGTGTCCGCGCGACTTCAGCAGTCGCCCGGTCACCTGATTCGCGTTGCACAGCAGGTTCACACCCGGCTGTGGTCCGAGCACGTCGGAGCCGATCTCACGGCTCCGCAGTTCGCCGTGCTGCTGGTCCTGGCCCTGGAACCGGGTGCGGACCAGCGCACGGTCGGCGAGAGAGCCTCGCTGGACAAGGCCACGATGGCGGAGATGGTCGCGCGGCTGGTCCGCCGCGGCCTGGTGCTGCGCAGGCGTGACCCGGCCGACGGCCGGCGCAAGCTGCTCGCCCTGTCGCAGAGCGGCGCCCAGGCGGTGCGCGAGGCCACCGGTGGTGTGGTCCGCGTCCAGCGCGTCCTGTTCGAGCCGCTCACCGCGGACGAGCAGGTCGAGGTCGTCCGGGTGATGGCCAAGATAGCCAGGCTGGAGCCCGCAGCGGTCGCCGTCTTCACGGACGCGCGGCCGATACTGGACGCCCAGCGGGCGATCGGCTACCTGATCAGGGTAAGCCAGCAGGTGCACACCAAGCTCTGGTCGGAGCACGTCGGCTCCGAGCTGACGGCCCCGCAGTACGCGGTGCTGGACGCGCTGGAGCTGGAGCCGGGCGCCGACCAGCGCACGGTCGGCGAGCTGGCCTCGCTGGACAAGGCCACGATGGCCGAGATGGTGAGCCGACTGGTGCGCCGCGGTCTGGTGCAGCGTCGGCGCGACCCCTCGGACGGGCGGCGCAACCTGCTCTCGCTCTCACCGGCGGGACAGGACCTGCTGCACCGCTCGGCCGCCGGGGTGGCCGAGGTCCAGCGGCTGCTGCTGGCTCCGCTGGAGATCGGCGAGCACGAGGCTGCGCTCGCGCTCATCGCCAAGGCGGCAAGGCTTTAG
- the fabG gene encoding 3-oxoacyl-ACP reductase FabG → MSEQSSTPRVAVVTGAARGLGAATAVRLAADGYAVAVLDLDEAAGKDTVDRITAAGGNALAVGADVSDAEQVQTAVDRVVAELGTPVVLVNNAGVLRDNLLFKMSESDWDTVMNVHLRGAFLMTRAVQKHMVDAGFGRIVNLSSSSAQGNRGQANYSAAKAGLQGFTKTLAIELGKFGITANAVAPGFIATDMTAATASRVGMDFEDFKRAAASQIPVQRVGLPEDVAHTISFLASEGAGFVSGQVIYVAGGPLD, encoded by the coding sequence ATGAGCGAGCAGAGCAGCACCCCCCGGGTCGCCGTCGTCACCGGTGCCGCCCGCGGTCTGGGCGCCGCCACCGCCGTCAGGCTGGCCGCCGACGGCTACGCGGTCGCCGTCCTGGACCTGGACGAGGCGGCCGGCAAGGACACCGTCGACCGGATCACCGCCGCGGGCGGAAACGCCCTGGCCGTCGGCGCCGACGTCTCGGACGCCGAGCAGGTCCAGACCGCCGTCGACCGCGTGGTCGCCGAGCTCGGCACCCCCGTGGTCCTGGTCAACAACGCGGGCGTGCTCCGCGACAACCTGCTCTTCAAGATGTCCGAGTCCGACTGGGACACGGTCATGAACGTTCACCTCCGCGGCGCCTTCCTGATGACCCGCGCGGTGCAGAAGCACATGGTCGACGCCGGTTTCGGCCGCATCGTCAACCTGTCCTCCTCCTCCGCCCAGGGCAACCGCGGCCAGGCCAACTACTCGGCCGCGAAGGCGGGCCTGCAGGGCTTCACCAAGACTTTGGCCATCGAGCTGGGCAAGTTCGGCATCACCGCCAACGCCGTCGCACCCGGCTTCATTGCCACGGACATGACAGCAGCCACCGCCAGCCGGGTCGGCATGGACTTCGAAGACTTCAAGCGGGCCGCGGCCTCTCAGATCCCGGTCCAGCGGGTCGGTCTGCCTGAGGACGTCGCCCACACCATCTCCTTCCTGGCCAGCGAGGGAGCCGGCTTCGTCTCCGGCCAGGTGATCTACGTCGCGGGCGGCCCCCTCGACTGA